A single genomic interval of Arctopsyche grandis isolate Sample6627 chromosome 8, ASM5162203v2, whole genome shotgun sequence harbors:
- the mIF3 gene encoding mitochondrial translation initiation factor 3 yields MLRCVLLLSRGFAGGVGRTVKKPPEPPRPPRPPRITLISSDNSVSILDKAEAENIAKIKRFKLVKIEDYDAQTRRPVYKLMSPSEYLKEEMQKRSEKKADKNKSTIKGRKVLPIATKIGDNDLQTRINNLKRWLDKNYEVKVIINGDKENTEKSAKIFTKVTGECPPECNIQQKVVKGGDIKFVVCPQPRSETKASDDASQSGQHKNTSDESNKS; encoded by the exons ATGTTGCGTTGTGTCTTGTTATTAAGTAGGGGGTTTGCTGGGGGCGTAGGGAGGACGGTGAAGAAGCCTCCCGAGCCCCCTCGGCCCCCCAGGCCCCCTCGTATCACTCTCATCTCCTCAGACAACTCCGTTTCCATCTTAGACAAAGCCGAGGCTGAAAATATCGCCAAGATCAAACGCTTCAAGCTAGTCAAGATAGAAGATTATGATGCCCAAACTAGAAGACCAGTTTATAA GTTGATGTCGCCATCAGaatatttaaaagaagaaatgcaAAAAAGAAGTGAAAAAAAGGCAGATAAAAATAAGTCTACAATTAAAGGCAGAAAAGTTTTGCCGATTGCTACAAAAATTGGTGATAATGATTTACAAACAAGGATAAATAATCTAAAAAGATGGttggataaaaattatgaagttAAAGTAATTATCAATGGCGACAAAGAAAATACTGAAAAATCT GCAAAAATCTTTACTAAAGTAACAGGAGAATGTCCACCAGAATGTAATATTCAGCAGAAAGTTGTCAAGGGTGGTGATATCAAATTTGTAGTATGTCCTCAACCGAGATCTGAAACTAAAGCTTCGGATGATGCATCACAAAGTGGACAACATAAAAATACATCAGACGAATCAAATAAATCATGA
- the Rrp1 gene encoding recombination repair protein 1 isoform X1 gives MFRYTLQQRAIIATIYIRNKSVVLTQREFRRLYGERTAPTSQTIRRLATHFSQSGSAPMDVKPRGRPRTICSGSNLKRVSESLRNSPDTSMRKRSAQLGIARSTLRRMLTRQLHLLPMVTAAESSETNKATKRGRKPKDEDVETSSDSEEEAPPAKLQKKGKNNTKAVKGKPAAQAKANKPLQNKSSTDYSKIDWGCSKKSANGKPWNFKISSWNVDGIRAWWNKGGLEFINHEKPDILCLQETKCSEKKLPEDINIPEYSQYWASGVREGYAGVAIFSKKEPLKVEYGLSEDFDEEGRMITVEYESFFVVCTYVPNSGRGLVTLPKRLEWNKAFRDRMKELDAKKPVIICGDMNVSHLEIDLANPKTNKKNAGFTQEERDGMTEFLGDGFVDTFRKFYPEETGRYTFWTYMSNCRVKNVGWRLDYGIVSERLMPSVCDNIIRSDVFGSDHCPITLFLNLDGK, from the exons ATGTTCCGATATACGCTGCAGCAGCGTGCAATTATAGCGACGATTTACATCAGAAACAAATCGGTTGTGTTGACCCAACGTGAGTTTCGAAGGTTGTACGGCGAGCGCACGGCTCCGACCTCGCAGACCATCCGCCGCTTGGCTACGCATTTTTCACAATCAGGGTCCGCCCCGATGGATGTAAAGCCTCGTGGTAGACCTCGGACGATATGCTCCGGTAGCAATCTCAAACGTGTGAGCGAGAGTTTGAGGAACAGTCCCGACACTTCGATGAGAAAGCGCTCCGCTCAGTTGGGAATCGCGCGGAGCACACTACGGCGAATGCTGACTAGACAGTTGCATCTTTTGCCGATG GTCACGGCTGCCGAGAGTTCTGAAACTAACAAAGCTACGAAACGAGGACGCAAGCCGAAAGATGAAGATGTAGAGACATCGAGCGACAGTGAGGAAGAAGCACCGCCTGCTAAACTACAAAAAAAGGGCAAAAATAATACTAAAGCAG TGAAGGGAAAACCCGCAGCCCAAGCTAAAGCAAATAAGCCGCTGCAGAACAAATCATCAACTGATTACTCCAAGATAGATTGGGGTTGCAGCAAAAAGAGTGCCAATGGAAAACCGTGGAACTTTAAAATATCCAGTTGGAATGTGGACGGAATCAGAGCCTGGTGGAACAAAGGCGGCTTGGAATTCATAAATCATGAGAAGCCAGATATACTGTGCTTGCAAGAGACAAAGTGCTCTGAAAAAAAGCTACCCGAAGATATCAATATACCTGAATACAGTCAATATTGGGCGTCCGGCGTGAGGGAAGGCTACGCCGGAGTCgcaatattttccaaaaaagAACCCTTGAAAGTTGAATACGGCCTGTCCGAAGACTTCGACGAAGAGGGTAGAATGATCACAGTCGAATACGAAAGCTTCTTCGTTGTATGCACGTACGTGCCGAATTCCGGCAGAGGTCTGGTTACGCTCCCCAAGCGGTTGGAGTGGAATAAGGCTTTCCGAGATCGCATGAAGGAGCTCGATGCTAAAAAGCCGGTCATCATTTGTGGGGATATGAACGTGTCTCACCTTGAAATAG ATCTTGCTAATCCAAAGACGAATAAGAAGAATGCCGGTTTTACGCAAGAGGAGCGTGACGGTATGACGGAGTTCCTCGGAGACGGTTTCGTGGATACTTTCAGGAAGTTTTATCCAGAAGAAACGGGTCGGTACACGTTCTGGACTTACATGAGCAATTGTCGTGTCAAAAATGTTGGATG GAGGCTCGATTACGGTATTGTGTCGGAACGTTTGATGCCGTCAGTGTGCGATAATATTATTCGCAGTGACGTTTTCGGAAGCGATCACTGTCCGATAACACTCTTTTTGAATTTGGACGGTAAATAg
- the LeuRS gene encoding leucyl-tRNA synthetase, whose product MAALDRKGTFKVEYLRSIEKDVQSQWEKDRICEEDAPKGDARGVGKFMCTFPFPYMNGRLHLGHTFSLSKCEFAVRYHRLKGKKCLFPFGFHCTGMPIKACADKLKREIELYGCPPLFPETEEAIKEIIDDVIVKDKSKGKKSKAVAKAGGAKYQWQIMQSLGLADEDIKKFADASYWLEYFPPLAVQDLLSIGIHVDWRRTFITTDANPFFDSFVRWQFLHLKDRKKIQYGKRYTVFSPLDGQPCMDHDRSTGEGVGPQEYTLVKMQMIKPYPKQLSKAGNKNVFLVAATLRPETMYGQTNCWVRPDMEYIAFTTAKGEVFICTARSARNMSYQGFTVEEGKVDVLAKLRGQDILGLPLKSPLTSHSVIYTLPMLTIKEDKGTGVVTSVPSDSPDDYAALVDLKKKQPFREKYGIKDEMVLPFDPIPIIDVPEFGNLSAVAAYDRLKIQSQNDKDKLLEAKEMVYLKGFYDGVMLVGDFKGKKIQDVKKDLQKKLLDSSEAVIYYEPEKTIMSRSGDECVVALCDQWYLDYGEPIWRAQAEKSLQNINTYHDEVRKNFTACLNWLHEHACSRTYGLGTKLPWDEQWLIESLSDSTIYMAYYTVAHILQGNSFKGDKPNMFNIKAEEMTPEVWDFIFFKEAAYPAKSKIKKEALNLMKREFNFWYPVDLRVSGKDLIQNHLTYFIYNHCAIWPKEENMWPQSIRANGHLLLNSAKMSKSEGNFLTLSDAAKKFSADGMRLCLADAGDSVEDANFVESMADAGILRLFTFIEWVKETLAARESLRKGKGETFHDGVFISEMNLKIKETDENYNKMLFKEALRTGFFELQASRDKYRELCGPVGMNETLILQFIKIQALLMSPICPHVAEHVWKLLGNEKSIMLAKWPEAGAINDLEIKGSCYLMEAAHSFRVYLKNFTTIKKPKAKGAAPAIPEKPDKAIIWVAKTFPQWQSVVLTILKKMNDENKGLPENKVISAELGKLDVLKKYMKKVMPFVQATREKMAVIGVQALSLTMEFDEAEILKQNASYLASTLDLDEVAVKFIVEGEDKAKEDCCPGQPFVTFSTTPGLRMECTNPTPMSGLFTQEVLVTDGDTVEKVKQRFLKESKAVKDSSVLKFWRFADPVSGPRKIPSFDNPLDGKVQLEGGNKFKVDIDNRKLSVESGSKVIDVGLKIIYTYGL is encoded by the exons ATG GCTGCACTCGATAGAAAAGGGACGTTCAAAGTCGAATACTTGCGCAGTATCGAAAAGGACGTGCAATCGCAATGGGAAAAAGATCGCATATGCGAAGAAGATGCACCGAAAGGGGATGCGAGAGGAGTCGGAAAGTTCATGTGTACTTTTCCGTTTCCTTACATGAACGGAAGACTGCATCTAGGTCATACGTTTTCCCTGTCCAAGTGTGAA TTTGCCGTTCGATACCATCGcttgaaaggaaaaaaatgtttattcccGTTTGGATTCCACTGTACTGGCATGCCGATCAAAGCGTGCGCCGATAAACTGAAGCGAGAGATTGAATTGTACGGATGCCCTCCCTTGTTCCCCGAGACGGAAGAAGCAATCAAAGAAATAATCGATGATGTCATCGTAAAAGATAAGAGCAAAGGGAAGAAAAGCAAAGCCGTGGCGAAGGCTGGAGGCGCCAAATATCAATGGCAAATTATGCAGAGCTTGGGCTTGGCCGatgaagatataaaaaaatttgcagATGCTTCATACTGGTTGGAATATTTCCCTCCTCTGGCTGTTCAAGACCTTCTAAGCATTGGAATCCAC GTTGATTGGAGGCGTACTTTTATAACAACCGATGCCAATCCATTCTTCGATTCCTTCGTTCGGTGGCAATTTCTACATCTCAAAGACAGAAAGAAGATTCAGTACGGTAAGCGTTATACGGTATTTTCACCGTTGGATGGACAGCCTTGCATGGATCACGATCGTAGCACTGGAGAAGGTGTCGGCCCTCAAGAATACACTTTAGTAAAAATGCAAATGATTAAACCATATCCAAAACAGTTGAG CAAAGCTGGcaataagaatgtatttttggTGGCTGCAACTTTGAGGCCTGAAACTATGTACGGTCAAACGAACTGTTGGGTTAGACCCGATATGGAATACATAGCTTTTACTACAGCGAAAGGAGAAGTTTTCATATGCACTGCTCGATCTGCTCGTAACATGTCTTATCAAGGTTTTACAGTTGAAGAAGGGAAAGTAGACGTTTTGGCGAAGCTGCGAGGACAGGATATTTTAGGTCTGCCGTTAAAATCGCCTTTGACTTCTCATTCGGTTATTTATACCTTGCCTATGCTGACAATCAAAGAAGATAAAGGCACTGGGGTTGTAACGAGCGTTCCGTCTGATTCTCCCGACGATTATGCAGCTCTAGTCGATCTTAAAAAAAAGCAACCGTTCAGAGAAAAGTACGGCATCAAAGACGAAATGGTTTTGCCTTTCGATCCGATACCGATCATCGACGTACCCGAGTTTGGAAATCTATCGGCCGTGGCCGCGTATGACAGATTGAAAATTCAAAGTCAAAACGATAAAGATAAGCTGCTAGAAGCCAAAGAAATGGTTTACTTGAAGGGATTTTACGACGGTGTAATGTTGGTCGGCGATTTCAAGGGTAAGAAGATTCAAGACGTCAAAAAGGATTTGCAAAAGAAACTGTTGGATAGCTCTGAGGCTGTTATATACTACGAACCAGAGAAGACTATTATGTCTCGCTCTGGCGACGAGTGTGTCGTTGCTTTGTGCGATCAGTGGTATTTGGATTACGGTGAGCCAATATGGAGAGCTCAAGCCGAGAAGTCCCTGCAAAACATCAACACTTATCACGACGAAGTGAGAAAGAATTTCACGGCATGTTTGAATTGGCTTCACGAGCACGCTTGCTCTCGGACATACGGATTAGGCACTAAACTACCGTGGGACGAGCAATGGCTAATAGAGTCACTGTCCGATTCCACTATTTACATGGCGTACTATACGGTAGCACATATACTTCAAGGAAATTCGTTCAAAGGAGATAAACCCAACATGTTCAATATCAAAGCTGAGGAAATGACGCCTGAAGTATGGGACTTCATATTCTTCAAAGAAGCCGCCTATCCGGccaaatctaaaattaaaaaagaagctTTGAATTTGATGAAGCGTGAATTCAACTTTTG GTACCCGGTCGATCTGCGAGTATCCGGCAAGGATTTGATTCAAAACCATTTGACGTATTTCATTTATAATCATTGCGCAATCTGGCCGAAGGAAGAGAACATGTGGCCTCAAAGTATCCGAGCCAACGGGCACTTGTTGCTGAATTCTGCTAAAATGTCAAAGTCGGAAGGCAACTTCTTGACTTTGAGCGATGCTGCTAAGAAATTCAGCGCCGATGGAATGAGACTGTGTTTAGCCGACGCTGGAGACTCGGTCGAAGATGCAAACTTCGTCGAGAGCATGGCCGACGCCGGTATTCTCCGATTGTTTACTTTTATCGAATGGGTCAAGGAAACTCTAGCGGCACGCGAATCCCTTAGAAAAG GCAAAGGAGAAACTTTCCACGATGGAGTGTTCATAAgcgaaatgaatttaaaaataaaagaaaccgATGAAAATTACAATAAGATGCTGTTTAAAGAAGCTCTGCGTACTGGTTTCTTCGAGTTGCAAGCATCTAGAGACAAATACAGAGAACTTTGCGGCCCCGTCGGAATGAACGAAACGTTGATTCTAcaattcattaaaattcaaGCTCTCTTAATGTCGCCAATCTGTCCACACGTTGCCGAACACGTCTGGAAACTCCTCGGCAAT GAAAAAAGCATTATGCTTGCGAAATGGCCCGAAGCTGGTGCAATCAACGATCTTGAAATCAAAGGCAGTTGCTATCTGATGGAAGCTGCACATTCGTTCAGAGTGTATCTGAAAAATTTCACAACCATCAAAAAACCTAAAGCAAAGGGTGCAGCACCTGCAATACCTGAAAAACCGGACAAAGCCATCATATGGGTCGCCAAAACATTCCCTCAGTGGCAAAGCGTCGTCCTTACGATACTAAAAAAGATGAacgac GAAAATAAAGGACTGCCCGAGAATAAAGTCATATCTGCCGAGCTCGGTAAGTTAGACGTgctgaaaaaatacatgaagaAGGTTATGCCGTTCGTGCAAGCGACCAGGGAAAAGATGGCCGTCATCGGAGTTCAGGCTTTGTCGCTGACGATGGAGTTCGACGAGGCTGAAATTCTCAAACAGAACGCATCGTATTTAGCCAGTACTTTGGAT TTGGACGAGGTGGCGGTGAAATTCATCGTCGAAGGTGAAGATAAGGCTAAGGAAGACTGCTGTCCGGGCCAGCCTTTTGTGACGTTCTCCACGACGCCCGGTCTAAGAATGGAATGCACGAATCCTACTCCGATGAGCGGACTATTCACGCAGGAAGTGCTGGTGACTGATGGTGATACAGTAGAAAAAGtcaaacaaagatttttgaagGAATCGAAAGCAGTTAAAG ATTCGAGTGTATTGAAGTTTTGGAGATTCGCCGATCCCGTTTCGGGGCCGAGAAAAATTCCGTCTTTTGATAATCCGTTGGACGGCAAGGTTCAGCTCGAAGGAGGCAACAAATTCAAAGTCGATATCGATAACAGAAAGTTGAGCGTTGAAAGTGGTAGTAAAGTTATCGACGTCGGTTTGAAGATAATTTACACTTACGGACTGTAA
- the Rrp1 gene encoding recombination repair protein 1 isoform X2 encodes MARGRQRSGVTAAESSETNKATKRGRKPKDEDVETSSDSEEEAPPAKLQKKGKNNTKAVKGKPAAQAKANKPLQNKSSTDYSKIDWGCSKKSANGKPWNFKISSWNVDGIRAWWNKGGLEFINHEKPDILCLQETKCSEKKLPEDINIPEYSQYWASGVREGYAGVAIFSKKEPLKVEYGLSEDFDEEGRMITVEYESFFVVCTYVPNSGRGLVTLPKRLEWNKAFRDRMKELDAKKPVIICGDMNVSHLEIDLANPKTNKKNAGFTQEERDGMTEFLGDGFVDTFRKFYPEETGRYTFWTYMSNCRVKNVGWRLDYGIVSERLMPSVCDNIIRSDVFGSDHCPITLFLNLDGK; translated from the exons ATGGCGCGAGGCCGGCAGCGTTCCGGG GTCACGGCTGCCGAGAGTTCTGAAACTAACAAAGCTACGAAACGAGGACGCAAGCCGAAAGATGAAGATGTAGAGACATCGAGCGACAGTGAGGAAGAAGCACCGCCTGCTAAACTACAAAAAAAGGGCAAAAATAATACTAAAGCAG TGAAGGGAAAACCCGCAGCCCAAGCTAAAGCAAATAAGCCGCTGCAGAACAAATCATCAACTGATTACTCCAAGATAGATTGGGGTTGCAGCAAAAAGAGTGCCAATGGAAAACCGTGGAACTTTAAAATATCCAGTTGGAATGTGGACGGAATCAGAGCCTGGTGGAACAAAGGCGGCTTGGAATTCATAAATCATGAGAAGCCAGATATACTGTGCTTGCAAGAGACAAAGTGCTCTGAAAAAAAGCTACCCGAAGATATCAATATACCTGAATACAGTCAATATTGGGCGTCCGGCGTGAGGGAAGGCTACGCCGGAGTCgcaatattttccaaaaaagAACCCTTGAAAGTTGAATACGGCCTGTCCGAAGACTTCGACGAAGAGGGTAGAATGATCACAGTCGAATACGAAAGCTTCTTCGTTGTATGCACGTACGTGCCGAATTCCGGCAGAGGTCTGGTTACGCTCCCCAAGCGGTTGGAGTGGAATAAGGCTTTCCGAGATCGCATGAAGGAGCTCGATGCTAAAAAGCCGGTCATCATTTGTGGGGATATGAACGTGTCTCACCTTGAAATAG ATCTTGCTAATCCAAAGACGAATAAGAAGAATGCCGGTTTTACGCAAGAGGAGCGTGACGGTATGACGGAGTTCCTCGGAGACGGTTTCGTGGATACTTTCAGGAAGTTTTATCCAGAAGAAACGGGTCGGTACACGTTCTGGACTTACATGAGCAATTGTCGTGTCAAAAATGTTGGATG GAGGCTCGATTACGGTATTGTGTCGGAACGTTTGATGCCGTCAGTGTGCGATAATATTATTCGCAGTGACGTTTTCGGAAGCGATCACTGTCCGATAACACTCTTTTTGAATTTGGACGGTAAATAg